In the genome of Arabidopsis thaliana chromosome 4, partial sequence, the window tcttcttcgtcttcttgtccctatcattttattttcctcacTTTCTTTAGCTTATCAAGTTAAGCACGTTCAAGCTCAACACCATTACTTTTTCCCATTCTGGGATCTAGATAACACcgtcgttttttttttgtctttctttggCTTATAATGAAGGtccaattatttgatttgCTAGTGCACTTTAATTTTTACTATACTCCACTTCGATCAGATTAatcatcatattttatttaatcattAGAATAGTATAGtacaaaaattatacaaaGTAACTAAAAAATTTGCAGTAAAAACTTGGGATATCACCCATTCCGGAGATTCTAAGTGTTGTGTTAAGCTGCTGATATTCATTTGGTTTCCAGTTTACATATGTACACACGAATTATGTAATGTAAGTTGTGGCCAAAATTAGTAAAACGTTGATGTATTAAACTGAGCCATAGagaatacatatataaattttctaaaaaattaacGCTGGTAAAAAGTTGAGTTCTTCTGCCAATTTAAGAGCAAAGTATCTGCATGATATATTACCTATTGTTAAGATAACGGTTCAATTTAAGGAAGTACTTATTCAAATGTCACGATTTCATATGCAAATCAGTAGAATACAACTCCATTATAGActgataagttttttttttttttttttttgggcaaataCTGATAAGTTCTGATCATTTATCTATACTTAACGCAATCGTATATGCCAGTGATAGATAATGTTATGCATTATTAACGCATacagaaacaaatctaaaactagTATAATCCATACAACTATTTTATTCCTCTGCTGTTTAGTGGTGAATTTGGAATAAAGTACTGGTGAGTAAGATATATTTATGGTTATTAATGCGATGGTCATTAATGCAAGGGGAttgaatttagggtttataggAGGAATAAAGAGAACACAGAAGAAAGGGttgaaagaaggagaaaattCGGCACAGAATAATTGGGCGACGACAGGTGACACATTTCACTGGCGTAAAAAGGTTCACTATACACATGCTTTTTTTCACTTAGcttcatatttaattatgtgtgtatatagtattaattatgtgtgtatatagTATTAATACTTGTATTAATACTATATAGTCTTAGGGAGGGTACAGTAATTTTTTAGTCATGTTATGCATGCAGTACATACAAGTACTTAATTAAGgaaattttgggtttttgataCACTGTTCCTTTTTAATCgaaataagttttttcttcttcttctgagttgatatatttatttgtctgGTGGTTCAACCAAACCATCATGTGCTATGTATGACTTTGAGGTGTCGTGTGTTTTCGATAGAAACCTTTaataaggaaaaagagaaaatccaAGTGTTGTGAATTATAAGGGAAATGTTTCCATTGCTGCGAATGTTTTGGGTGGCTTGTTGTGATCCGCACTGCAAGAAACTCTCCTTCTATATATGACAGTAGTGGATGAGATATTTTGAGgtaacttttgatttttaataacaaatttctTTAGGTTGATTAGACAAAAGTTCAAGCTTTAGATTTGATAGAGAAACTACAAAGGTGTGACCACTAACCCACTTATATGTTtctcataaaataaatttgcaaATCTAGCCTCTAGGTATATCAGTATATGAAtctttaaactaattaatgcCGCTATAGATCACATGGCAAAGCCTACATTATAAAATTCCCAGTATTCTTGTGAATATTATACGACataacttcaaaaaataatggtcaaggaaaaacaaataaattactaaaatcgATACAATTAGTTAATtacagtaaaagaaaaatatttaacaaaggGTCCTAAAACCAAAGAGTATATTCTCGTGAAGCCAACGAATAGAAAAGCTTCGTTTTTTCCTGTaaaggacaaaaaaagaaagaagcagagaTTTCAACTCGAAAGAATCGCtttgactttcttcttgttcctccTTGGAACCAGAGTTCTTCTCATAAGCTTTGCAGACTCtgcttaattgtttttttggagtGAACGACTTTGctttttgtgttaaaattatttaaactCTTCTATTTCTAAAACAATAAGTATCGTTTTAATACTTattatttgaatataaaaaattggtttCATGAATTATATAGAATTCAGTTTATAAAATCACAATAATTATGGAAAAGGTTAAATATTTATGCGAAAGCCATgtcaaaaggaaaagagaataTCCAACAGAAAGCAACTGTCCCTCCCAATATCTAAATACCAATTAACaagaaagtatatatagtaaagaaaaataaagactGGTCTGATCTGATTGTGAAGAGCATTAATTCATTggattttatcttctttctctgccACTAAAGTTTTGTAGTTGGATGGAGATCACTTTGGTCATCATGCCACTTATATATTTCCATGTGtctatgtttatttttttttattcatttactCCTCTATTATTGAGATTATTTTTCCTCCTACGATCGACTTTCAAGttgagaaacaaatcaaaatgatCTGAAAAGTTTTAAACAGAACAAACGTGTACCTTTGGCAATTTGGCATTAGTGAAGTGAGATATATCAATAATGCATAcctagtattttttttaactctataTGGACTTAGTTTATGTAGTCgtggactttttttttggtattaattagaaaataatgtgtaaaaaaatgtaactaatttttattcataaaacgGATCGATTGTCTTTGGTTAAGCATCGGGGTCGCTGTCTAGGTAGGCCAGAACAATTAGGGGAGAACACAGAATGTGAATGTGGTTTCGAGGTTTCATgttatttcttctttcattacTTTTAATACTAGTACTACATCAATGGaataaaatcaatgaaaatataatacGAAAAGACATAGACAAGACAACCTAAATGATAATCAACGACCTAACCCTATGATTAGATTCcacatttttttctcctctttatAATTCCTTTtcaggttttgattttttaaacaTGATCGTACGTACTATCCCTATGTGTTGTTTATCTTAGTATGTGTCTACAAATTAGTTAGATCGAAATAATATTCgggcaaagaaaaaaagattttattttaagataCTGATTTAACAACTCAAACAACACCTTTTGCAAACACTTATTACTTCTGATCTTAAAAGTGAATTTGCTGGTCGAGATAAGGAGTTGGATATCCAATGGATCATTGTTTTGAGCATTGTGGATTCTTAAATGGGTAGTAATAGACTCACGACTTACGGATTTTGGTGCAGTTGTTCGATTCTTCAAAAAGTGGTAGCAAATTTCAACCATAGATAATGAATGATCTTGTTCCACTTGTTAGGTTCTAAAGTTACATTGAGACTAACACTTGCATTTATTTCATCTTACTATTCATTTGCCAAAAGCTTTCTCACTTTTATTCACATTAACAAGAACCaatgaatgagaagaagacTTTAAGGTGAAGAAAACACTGTAACAAGAAGCTCACAGCCCTAGCCTCGAACAAAAGTCAAACAGAGATGGTTTTGTAAGGGAAtctcattatctttttttacCTGTTGGTTTCTCCTCAAGGTAACAAAGAATCTCTCTGGGCACCTCAAGCTACATTTACATTACAATAATTCTCTTTAATTACAAGAAGAAGCACAATAACCATTGAAGAACAGAGCAACAACGAATCTCACAGTATGGTTGCAAATGCAGTTTATAAATAGTGTTGAATCTTATGAAGACACTACAAGGTCAGAAACTCAGAAGTAGATGTCTGATTGCTTGGATTGTGCCTTTAGATCCTTTAGTTTCTTCAATATGTTGCTGAAGTAATCCTGCAAGTACTTCTCTAGAGTCACCATATCCTTCTGATCCACACCTAGTAGACTATTAGTCTCAGTCATCGGAGCAGAGAAGACCGTGTCACTCGAGAGAACCTAAACGTACCAGTGTCACACATATGTTAGAAGCATGATTTCAGCTGATCTGAAAAGCTACTATGAAACAAACTACAAAAGCATCATTGTTTGGTGATGAAGGCCAAATCTTACCTCTGAGAAGGCCAGTCTATCCGCGACATCATTTGTCCATTGAAAGAACCGAGTTAACTGACGCGTGACTCTCAATACAGAAACTGGAACGGTTGTGACATTTGCATCTTGCCCAGCAAGTCTCTCACATAGTGTTATCACCTGAATTGACAAAAGGGTAGTAAAAGGTTATGCTTTAGTAATATTTCTCTATTCCTTTCATTCAAAAGAGCGGTAACTATAGCCTTGCTTACTTCTTGTGTTGTCCATGCACGAGGGCCAGCGAAAGTCAGAAGTTTTCCATTGATCTTCTCATTACGTAAAGCTATAAGTGTCAGCCTAGCAATATCCTGTTATAGCATGAGGAACATGTTTAGATCATTTTATGTGTTTCATCCACATATTACACAGAGAAATGGAGTACATCTTCATTTGATTACTCACCTGTGTGTCCATGTAAGCAACACGCGTTGGTGCATCTGTTCCCCAAACCGATTTCTCCTCCAGAATTGGAACTGCATATTGACCAATAAGACCCTGCATAGCCATAGGCATAGTATACTCTGGATTAAACAACAATCAGCCATTACCACATTCAACATCATGTACTCACTTTCAGGGACAACTAGACGCATAAGTTCAGGGGAATGAGGCTTACTTGCATGAAACCACATAACCGAATGGTGATGTGGTTTAAACCAGATTCCTGAAGAAACTTCTCAGTGCAGTACTTAATCTCCATGAGAGGAACCTCAGGATGCTTATCGCAATTGTGGATTGAGTAAAAGACGTATTTCTGAATCCCCATTGCCTTTGCACATTGTATCAGAGCAACTTTTCCTTCCCAATCTACCTAAACCGAACACACATAACTTTCAATCACATTGGAAAACTGAATCCAACACTCAAACGTACAAGCCAAGGCATGAAACTGAGTATTAGACACACAAGCCAATCAAACTTTAATAAGTCTCACTAGGCTAAAGATTGAgtctttaacaaaaagatataattTAGAAGCTTACCGTCTTGATAGGTTCTTCAGGACGTCCCGTGGCACAATCAATTACAGTGTGAATCCCGACCAAAGTCGCCGGAATTGTCTCCGGTTTACTAAGATCCGCCTAAGACCACACAAAACTCCGGTTTTAGTTCTCTTTTGGACAAATTTAAATACTTTGAGTAACTTTAAAGGAAGATGTGAATACGTACATTGACTACGGTGGCGCCCCAATCACGGAGGAAATCGGCGGGAGCTGGTCTTGGTCGGACCAAACACCTAACATCATACCCTTCATCTAAAGCTCTCCGGACGATTTGTCTTCCCAAAGTTCCAGTGGCTCCAACCACCAAGATGCTCGTGGGTCGGACTGGTGTCCCCGGAGCAAGATTAACCGCTGCAGCACTGCATGTAACCGGAACTACTATTGATCGTTCCCGGTTAAGggatgaggatgaggaagaTGGGAAGAGCGGGATTGTATTTTCCGGTGTGAGAGAACGTCGCCAAGACAGACGcccggaggaggaggatgaagagTTGTGGTGGATGAGATTGCCACGTGTAACTAGTTGAGCGGGGAGCCTGAGCGAAGCCATCAGTGtcgaagagaagagagagagacaagtgagggagagagagatagagagacgACAGTTGATGTGCGTTTGGCCACGTCAGCTGGTGTTTTGACATTGGATTGGCTTGCATTTGCTGCCACggaataaatattattaagaaaaaggaaactttaTATCGGTTTCTATAATAATACTTACGGGCCGGGCTTGGGCTCAAATTTTCTAATTCTGATCGGGTATAGTTTTAGCtggattttcaaaatatttgcaATGTTTGTTGAGAAGATATATTATACTAATAAACTATTTTCAGTTATGGGCTGCAATACAAAAGTTTCAAGCCTCATCCAAAACTCTACCAAGAGGCAAGAGGTGTCAAAGTTTAAAAGTCATTTTCGAACTTGCCGGGTACCAAATGTGACATCCCAAATCCGATGAAACAATTTcaagtgattttaaaattagtcAATGTTAATtcacaaattaaattaaagactTGGAGTAAGAGCAACCCCAATGGTTGAGCCCTTAAAAgggttttttaaaattttaaattataaaaaattaaagtgtttttgttggaccattaattttttttggtctaatGTTTAAGTGggtcttttaaaaaaatatattattattaaaataaaaattatttatattttattttataaaacttaataaataatacaaatattaaaattttaaacaaatatgatatatatattaaaaatcatatggactaaaaaagagagaaaaacgcgaaaagaaaaataaataaatgatgttGTCACAATGTTCAACCACACACACAATGACACGTTAGAGTTTCTTAACTACTCAAAAACCtcttaaaataaagttttatatttaaaaacatccATCAAAAATTAACCAATGTGGATGCTCTTAAGAAACCACCATTCGAGGTGATCAAAGATACCATCAATTTTTCATTCATATTCTTGAAATTACGAATCCATAAAAGTTTGCATATTCCACGAACAAGTGTTTAAGAAACTTTGACATGACAAAAGGCGCCAACAAACGTAGCAACATGAATTATTTggaacatgtttttttttcttatcgaAATATTCCACGGCTAaagaatataataaaactCGAGGTACAAAACCAGATAACCGTTGTGCTTGGATCATACCCCATATTTTGGCAACACAAAATCTGTATCAggaatttgatgatttatgCAGAGCGGGAACACGTAATTTGTCAAAGTCAGTCTAGTTTTGCAATGACCGCATCAACGACCTCTTGAGTCGTGCTTGTTCCACCAAGATCTTTCGTCCGGCACTTTCCTTCAGCGATGACTTTCTTCACTGCTGTTTCGAGCCGGTCAGCAAATGAAGGAAACTGAAGGTGTCTAAGCATCATCGCTGATGAGAGAAGCAATGCCACTGGGTTTGCTTTGTTTTCCAATACTATCTTGTCTTTCCCAACATTTCCTGCTGATGCACCTTGCTCGAATACCGCATGGTCAGCCCCAACATTTCctgtttttgtatttaatgTCGCAGATGTATAAATTTTAGAACTATTCTTTATCCACTAATGTATAGCTCGAGAGAATATCAATACAGGATGTTTTTTTACCTCCAGGCATGACTCCTGTGCCTCCAGCAATACCAGCAGCAGTGTTTGCAACTAAATTCCCATAGAGATTCGGCGTTACCTGCAAAACATTTCATAAATTGCTGTTATAAAAGGGGGGAAAAGCCAAAAGACGCTACTACATACAGTAATGAAAGGTTAATACTTAGCAACAGTGAAGTTACTGCTCTAACGAACAATAGTGTATGCAAAGTAGTAAGTATACATAGACAAGGTCACAGAAGTACAATTTAAAAGATTCCCTGAAAGCATGATATGCAAATGACGAGATTAAATAGTATGCAAATGGGGCGATTAACTATAGTATATGGCAACACAACATCAGTCTCATACCAATAAGATAATATGACTCTAAAACAGGCAATCTAGAGGGATACCAAACTAGGGAGAGATGACTGGTATCTTTTTCTCAAAGTAAAACATCGAAGACTTAAAGAACGTCATGAAAATTCATATGTATATAACTCTGAAACATACCATGACATCGAATTGCTCTGGTTTGGCTACAAGTTGCATACAGCAGTTATCAACAATG includes:
- the HCF244 gene encoding NAD(P)-binding Rossmann-fold superfamily protein (NAD(P)-binding Rossmann-fold superfamily protein; FUNCTIONS IN: binding, catalytic activity; INVOLVED IN: metabolic process; LOCATED IN: chloroplast; EXPRESSED IN: 21 plant structures; EXPRESSED DURING: 13 growth stages; CONTAINS InterPro DOMAIN/s: NAD(P)-binding domain (InterPro:IPR016040), NmrA-like (InterPro:IPR008030); BEST Arabidopsis thaliana protein match is: NAD(P)-binding Rossmann-fold superfamily protein (TAIR:AT2G34460.1); Has 1807 Blast hits to 1807 proteins in 277 species: Archae - 0; Bacteria - 0; Metazoa - 736; Fungi - 347; Plants - 385; Viruses - 0; Other Eukaryotes - 339 (source: NCBI BLink).), with the translated sequence MASLRLPAQLVTRGNLIHHNSSSSSSGRLSWRRSLTPENTIPLFPSSSSSSLNRERSIVVPVTCSAAAVNLAPGTPVRPTSILVVGATGTLGRQIVRRALDEGYDVRCLVRPRPAPADFLRDWGATVVNADLSKPETIPATLVGIHTVIDCATGRPEEPIKTVDWEGKVALIQCAKAMGIQKYVFYSIHNCDKHPEVPLMEIKYCTEKFLQESGLNHITIRLCGFMQGLIGQYAVPILEEKSVWGTDAPTRVAYMDTQDIARLTLIALRNEKINGKLLTFAGPRAWTTQEVITLCERLAGQDANVTTVPVSVLRVTRQLTRFFQWTNDVADRLAFSEVLSSDTVFSAPMTETNSLLGVDQKDMVTLEKYLQDYFSNILKKLKDLKAQSKQSDIYF